The following are encoded together in the Longimicrobium terrae genome:
- a CDS encoding YIP1 family protein has translation MTDTAYAPAAQEPQAAPGSFVRRVADTFLSPIALFGRFGARPPWVDVTVLSVVIMAGAIAMVPESVYLETMREAVRQQGQQMTPAMEGMAGMQRVFALGATVVMPWIALVISAGLLTLIFSVLMGGKATFRQHVSVMAHAGLIGAVGLWARLPVILQKRDMQAGISLAALAPSAEPGSFTYKFLNAWDVFTIWQYVVIAFGVAIVGRRTGVGTAVAVILGLYALVMAGIASF, from the coding sequence ATGACTGACACCGCCTACGCGCCCGCGGCCCAGGAGCCGCAGGCCGCCCCCGGATCGTTCGTCCGCCGCGTGGCGGACACGTTTCTTTCGCCCATCGCGCTGTTCGGCCGCTTTGGCGCGCGGCCGCCCTGGGTGGACGTCACGGTGCTGAGCGTGGTGATCATGGCCGGCGCCATCGCCATGGTTCCGGAAAGCGTCTACCTGGAAACCATGCGCGAGGCCGTTCGCCAGCAGGGCCAGCAGATGACTCCGGCGATGGAGGGAATGGCCGGGATGCAGCGCGTCTTTGCCCTCGGGGCCACGGTGGTGATGCCGTGGATCGCGCTGGTCATCTCCGCCGGGCTGCTGACGCTGATCTTTTCCGTGCTGATGGGCGGCAAGGCCACCTTTCGCCAGCACGTGTCGGTGATGGCGCACGCCGGGCTGATCGGCGCCGTGGGACTGTGGGCGCGGCTCCCCGTCATCCTGCAGAAGCGGGACATGCAGGCGGGCATCAGCCTGGCCGCGCTGGCGCCGTCGGCGGAGCCGGGGAGCTTTACCTACAAGTTCCTCAACGCGTGGGACGTCTTCACCATCTGGCAGTACGTGGTCATCGCCTTCGGCGTGGCCATCGTGGGCCGCAGAACCGGGGTGGGAACCGCGGTGGCGGTGATCCTGGGACTGTACGCACTGGTGATGGCGGGAATCGCCTCGTTCTGA
- a CDS encoding ATP-binding protein gives MRDRIGWAAAWGAVLLLALWMSRLTSGWYLGAAVCALLWLVLPRVSRIERALVFAALAVALGLAGRTQFRLWRVASDWNRVRPAVEERAGERVNDGLNNLFDRGGQAVLGAADAAGGARVASTGLFQAMERVRAQTGMSAVAIYRADGSPLVWAGEHRGTVPDSVRRGLVESSFSAGPLFGYVYFTEPLQTGNVAIAAKLLQAHVRMGEGATPYAERFAERNGIVPRFTTPALAQGDSVWDWATSRDTILSGVFETLTQDAWRDRVVDRGRWEVSLAWAAGALLLALVWWRGGGRNPGVPVAVLTVALVVAPLGALVHAAELFSPTRFVLPLPVDVTLGQLLVVLSGAAVWMLARQTAGRRTGRLPLPVRVAMAGGWMALVLWTVRSSVAAAVLASREGGGAPVVLAMSLLAALPLYALLGRRDGDERVRGEAVAGSLIAAALLAACVIGWWRPGRELPVWSAAAWAIPFALAAYGIPRVDVRRGALLPWVCAGWIAASLALPALWTLHLTERLGESERELGKLGTQADPFLDFLLRQFSEDVLRLDAEGRQGVSLLYQAWVEAGLAREGYEGRITVWSGGEPATELRLADAAVPRERVAALLQRARLDEEPRLERMTDVPGLHYLLVVPLTGGQSVSVAVPPRAYLSRSTSLARFLDPQAAGEGDDGATLSLVPARGLAEGTGDIRWLRAENGWRSETTVLFPGQPMHAHMLLLTPTRAILGARGIVSAALLLAAMTLLWALGRTLCGEPLGVEPARWAWIFTFRGRLTGALFAFFLLPMAAFGATAYQALSREVERTAGALADRALTQASAEVNGQGLSALSSHVGADLLLYQRGVLRQAASPEVIDLGLYDAWLPPAVYLDFTVGEAVEREERRELAGREYLVAYRGVEGGRVLASPTPLATGEIARRRRELADLVALAGLAGAALSLVLSLLVGRTLSRPIEALSGAAASVGSGDLSVRLPSGRRDEFGRVYRAFNRMVRSLRLSQAALVRETRRTEAIVAEAGTGVVALDAAGRVALINPRAEQILGVDIPVGAAIPGDLALPGVVAATVSDFLASGARERVEEREVDGRVVRLRLRGLSVDTVKRGAVLVLEDVTNEIRSARVLAWGEMARQVAHEIKNPLTPIKLAVQHVRRAYADGRDDFGGILDRNVEAVLREIDHLGEISRAFARFGTPAEAGAPLETVDVRRVSEETLALYRGGSDGIDYGLDLEPGLPPVRARAGELKEVLVNLLENARGALDGPGEVRITAAQAGGGAWVQVDVADNGEGIPAESLPRVFEPQFSTKTSGTGLGLAIVRRLVEAWGGEVTVDSTPGEGTTVHLRLPVAPA, from the coding sequence ATGCGTGATCGCATCGGCTGGGCCGCGGCGTGGGGCGCGGTGCTGCTGCTGGCGCTGTGGATGTCGCGCCTGACCTCCGGATGGTACCTGGGCGCGGCCGTGTGCGCACTGCTGTGGCTCGTTCTTCCCCGCGTGAGCCGCATCGAACGCGCGCTGGTCTTTGCCGCGCTCGCCGTGGCGCTGGGGCTGGCCGGACGCACGCAGTTCCGCCTGTGGCGGGTGGCATCCGACTGGAACCGGGTGCGCCCCGCCGTGGAGGAGCGCGCGGGCGAACGGGTGAACGACGGGCTGAACAACCTGTTCGACCGCGGCGGCCAGGCCGTGCTGGGCGCGGCAGACGCGGCGGGCGGCGCGCGCGTCGCAAGCACGGGGCTGTTCCAGGCGATGGAGCGCGTGCGCGCGCAGACGGGGATGAGCGCCGTGGCCATCTACCGCGCGGACGGCTCGCCGCTGGTGTGGGCGGGGGAGCACCGCGGCACCGTGCCGGACTCGGTGCGGCGCGGCCTGGTGGAATCGTCCTTTTCCGCCGGCCCGCTCTTTGGCTACGTGTACTTTACCGAGCCGCTGCAGACGGGCAACGTGGCGATCGCCGCCAAGCTGCTGCAGGCGCACGTGCGCATGGGCGAGGGCGCCACGCCGTACGCGGAGCGGTTCGCGGAGCGCAACGGCATCGTCCCCCGCTTCACCACGCCCGCGCTGGCGCAGGGCGACTCGGTGTGGGACTGGGCCACCAGCCGCGACACCATCCTGAGCGGCGTCTTCGAGACGCTTACGCAGGACGCGTGGCGCGACCGCGTGGTGGACCGTGGCCGGTGGGAGGTGTCGCTGGCGTGGGCGGCGGGCGCGCTGCTGCTGGCCCTGGTGTGGTGGCGCGGCGGCGGGCGCAATCCCGGCGTTCCCGTGGCGGTGCTGACGGTGGCGCTGGTGGTGGCGCCGCTGGGGGCGCTGGTGCACGCGGCGGAGCTGTTTTCTCCCACGCGCTTCGTCCTTCCGCTCCCGGTGGATGTCACGCTCGGCCAGCTTCTGGTCGTCCTGTCCGGCGCGGCCGTGTGGATGCTGGCGCGGCAGACGGCGGGGCGGCGCACCGGCCGGCTTCCGCTCCCCGTGCGCGTGGCGATGGCGGGGGGATGGATGGCGCTGGTGCTGTGGACGGTCCGCTCGTCCGTGGCGGCGGCGGTGCTGGCTTCGCGGGAGGGCGGCGGCGCGCCGGTGGTGCTGGCGATGTCGCTGCTGGCCGCGCTGCCGCTGTACGCGCTGCTGGGCCGGCGCGACGGGGACGAACGCGTGCGCGGCGAGGCCGTTGCCGGGAGCCTGATCGCGGCCGCGCTGCTGGCCGCCTGCGTGATCGGCTGGTGGCGTCCCGGGCGCGAACTGCCGGTGTGGTCCGCCGCCGCGTGGGCCATCCCCTTCGCGCTCGCCGCGTACGGCATCCCCCGCGTGGACGTGCGCCGCGGCGCGCTCCTGCCCTGGGTGTGCGCGGGATGGATCGCGGCCTCGCTCGCCCTCCCCGCGCTGTGGACGCTGCACCTGACGGAGCGGCTGGGCGAATCCGAGCGGGAACTGGGGAAGCTGGGGACGCAGGCGGACCCGTTTCTGGACTTTCTGCTGCGCCAGTTTTCGGAAGACGTGCTGCGGCTGGATGCGGAGGGGCGGCAGGGGGTGAGCCTGCTGTACCAGGCGTGGGTGGAGGCGGGGCTGGCGCGGGAGGGATACGAGGGGCGCATCACCGTGTGGAGCGGCGGCGAGCCGGCCACGGAGCTGCGGCTGGCGGACGCGGCTGTCCCCCGCGAGCGGGTGGCGGCGCTGCTGCAGCGCGCCCGGCTGGACGAGGAGCCGCGGCTGGAGCGGATGACGGACGTTCCCGGCCTCCACTACCTGCTGGTGGTGCCGCTGACCGGCGGGCAGAGCGTGTCCGTGGCCGTTCCGCCGCGCGCGTACCTGTCGCGATCGACGTCGCTGGCCCGCTTTCTGGACCCGCAGGCCGCGGGGGAAGGGGACGACGGCGCCACGCTCTCCCTGGTCCCCGCGCGCGGCCTGGCGGAGGGCACGGGCGACATCCGCTGGCTGCGGGCGGAGAACGGGTGGCGGAGCGAAACGACGGTTCTGTTTCCCGGCCAGCCCATGCACGCGCACATGCTGCTGCTCACCCCCACGCGGGCCATCCTGGGCGCACGCGGCATCGTGAGCGCCGCGCTGCTGCTGGCGGCGATGACGCTGCTGTGGGCGCTGGGACGCACGCTGTGCGGCGAGCCGCTGGGGGTGGAGCCGGCGCGCTGGGCGTGGATCTTCACCTTTCGCGGCCGGCTGACCGGCGCGCTGTTCGCCTTCTTTCTGCTGCCGATGGCCGCGTTCGGCGCCACCGCGTACCAGGCACTGTCGCGCGAGGTGGAGCGCACGGCGGGCGCGCTGGCGGACCGCGCCCTCACGCAGGCCTCGGCGGAGGTGAACGGGCAGGGGCTGTCCGCCCTTTCCAGCCACGTGGGGGCGGATCTGCTCCTGTACCAGCGCGGGGTGCTGCGGCAGGCCGCGTCGCCGGAAGTCATCGACCTGGGGCTGTACGACGCGTGGCTCCCGCCGGCCGTCTACCTGGACTTCACCGTGGGCGAGGCGGTGGAGCGTGAAGAACGGCGCGAGCTTGCCGGGCGCGAGTACCTGGTGGCCTATCGCGGCGTGGAGGGCGGGCGCGTGCTGGCCTCGCCCACGCCGCTGGCCACGGGCGAGATCGCGCGGCGGCGGCGGGAACTGGCGGATCTGGTGGCGCTGGCCGGCCTGGCGGGCGCGGCGCTTTCCCTCGTCCTTTCCCTGCTGGTGGGACGGACGCTGTCGCGGCCCATCGAGGCGCTGAGCGGCGCGGCGGCCTCCGTGGGCTCGGGCGATCTTTCCGTACGCCTGCCGTCCGGGCGGCGCGACGAATTCGGGCGGGTGTACCGCGCGTTCAACCGCATGGTGCGCAGCCTGCGCCTGAGCCAGGCGGCGCTCGTACGCGAGACGCGGCGGACGGAAGCCATCGTCGCGGAGGCGGGGACGGGAGTCGTGGCGCTGGACGCGGCCGGGCGCGTGGCGCTCATCAACCCGCGCGCGGAGCAGATTCTGGGCGTGGACATTCCCGTGGGCGCGGCCATCCCCGGTGACTTGGCCCTTCCCGGCGTGGTGGCCGCGACGGTGAGCGATTTCTTGGCGTCCGGCGCGCGGGAGCGGGTGGAGGAGCGCGAGGTGGACGGGCGCGTGGTGCGCCTGCGCCTGCGCGGGCTGAGCGTGGACACCGTAAAGCGCGGCGCCGTGCTGGTGCTGGAGGACGTGACCAACGAGATCCGCTCCGCCCGCGTGCTGGCGTGGGGCGAAATGGCGCGGCAGGTGGCGCACGAGATCAAGAATCCGCTTACGCCCATCAAGCTGGCCGTGCAGCACGTGCGGCGCGCCTATGCGGACGGGCGCGATGACTTCGGCGGCATTCTGGACCGCAACGTGGAGGCGGTGCTGCGGGAGATTGACCACCTGGGCGAAATCAGCCGCGCATTCGCCCGGTTCGGCACGCCGGCGGAGGCGGGCGCGCCGCTGGAGACGGTGGACGTGCGGCGCGTATCGGAGGAAACGCTGGCGCTGTACCGCGGCGGCAGCGACGGCATCGACTACGGGCTGGATCTGGAGCCCGGCCTTCCGCCGGTGCGCGCGCGGGCGGGCGAACTCAAGGAGGTGCTGGTGAACCTGCTGGAGAACGCCCGAGGCGCGCTGGACGGCCCCGGCGAGGTGCGCATCACCGCGGCACAGGCGGGCGGCGGGGCGTGGGTGCAGGTGGACGTGGCCGATAACGGCGAGGGCATTCCCGCCGAGTCGCTGCCGCGCGTATTTGAGCCGCAGTTCAGCACCAAGACCAGCGGCACGGGGCTGGGGCTGGCCATCGTGCGGCGGCTGGTGGAGGCGTGGGGCGGGGAGGTAACGGTCGATTCCACCCCCGGCGAGGGCACCACCGTCCACCTGCGCCTCCCCGTGGCGCCGGCGTGA
- a CDS encoding TolC family protein, producing MAAPAAAQRPDSAGPGLTLQQAVSSAREQNPDMLAQRNDLRGTRAGMRAARADFLPSASAGASVGYTASGIQRYGAQSFGESPDYYSSSWNVGLQYEMSGAKLLQPRIARAQHQAAESRIAGYEWSLTTQVGQQYLTVLQAGERVTQAQREVERTGEHERLARAKLEVGSGTPLDVRRAQVDRGRAESALVQQQNSYGTEMLRLSRLMGADLPLDTRLTSRFELFEPTWNADALVAEAIAANPALAAARANSGAAQTQVRAARSQYLPSMNLQVGLVGSVYSAGNISPLVNGQLNQMGAAFAACNDNNVIRGAAGLPPVDCSGLNSADPVVRRAVRRQFESSNPSFPFGYERQPLQASLSFSLPLFDGLARERRVEEARVQASDADLAVRGQEQTLRSDVRAALLNTQTAFRAAQLERQVADNAAEELRMVRERFRLGSANSVEITDAQTRLAEAERAVIDAVYSYHKSLAALEALVGRPLR from the coding sequence GTGGCGGCGCCCGCCGCCGCACAGCGGCCCGACAGCGCGGGCCCCGGACTCACCCTGCAGCAGGCCGTGTCTTCGGCGCGCGAGCAGAACCCCGACATGCTGGCGCAGCGCAACGACCTGCGCGGCACCCGCGCGGGGATGCGCGCCGCCCGCGCGGACTTTCTCCCCTCCGCCAGCGCGGGCGCCAGCGTGGGCTACACCGCCAGCGGCATTCAGCGCTACGGCGCGCAGTCGTTCGGCGAAAGCCCCGACTACTACTCGTCCAGCTGGAACGTGGGGCTGCAGTATGAAATGAGCGGCGCCAAGCTGCTTCAGCCGCGCATTGCCCGCGCCCAGCACCAGGCCGCGGAAAGCCGCATCGCCGGGTACGAGTGGAGCCTCACCACGCAGGTGGGCCAGCAGTACCTGACGGTGCTGCAGGCCGGCGAGCGGGTGACGCAGGCGCAGCGCGAGGTAGAGCGCACCGGCGAGCACGAGCGGCTGGCGCGCGCCAAGCTGGAAGTGGGCTCCGGCACGCCGCTGGACGTGCGCCGCGCCCAGGTGGACCGCGGCCGCGCCGAATCGGCGCTGGTGCAGCAGCAGAACAGCTACGGCACCGAAATGCTGCGGCTGAGCCGGCTGATGGGCGCCGACCTCCCCCTGGACACGCGCCTCACCAGCCGATTCGAGCTGTTTGAGCCCACGTGGAACGCGGACGCGCTGGTGGCCGAGGCCATCGCCGCCAACCCGGCGCTCGCCGCCGCCCGCGCCAACTCCGGCGCCGCGCAGACGCAGGTGCGCGCCGCCCGCTCGCAGTACCTCCCCTCCATGAACCTGCAGGTGGGGCTGGTGGGCTCGGTGTACAGCGCCGGCAACATTTCGCCGCTGGTGAACGGGCAGCTGAACCAGATGGGCGCCGCGTTCGCCGCGTGCAACGACAACAACGTCATCCGCGGCGCGGCGGGGCTGCCGCCGGTGGACTGCTCCGGGCTGAACTCCGCCGACCCGGTGGTGCGCCGCGCGGTGCGCCGCCAGTTCGAGTCGTCCAACCCCAGCTTTCCCTTCGGCTACGAGCGCCAGCCGCTGCAGGCCTCGCTCAGCTTCTCGCTCCCCCTGTTCGACGGGCTGGCCCGCGAGCGCCGGGTGGAGGAAGCCCGCGTGCAGGCCAGCGACGCCGACCTGGCGGTGCGCGGCCAGGAGCAGACGCTGCGCTCCGACGTGCGCGCCGCGCTGCTGAACACGCAGACGGCCTTCCGCGCCGCGCAGCTGGAGCGCCAGGTGGCCGACAACGCCGCCGAGGAGCTGCGGATGGTGCGCGAGCGGTTCCGCCTGGGAAGCGCCAACTCGGTGGAGATCACCGACGCGCAGACCCGCCTGGCCGAAGCCGAGCGCGCCGTGATCGACGCCGTGTATTCCTACCACAAGTCGCTGGCCGCCCTCGAGGCGCTGGTCGGCCGCCCCCTTCGCTGA
- a CDS encoding creatininase family protein yields the protein MLTPSRSYALSDLPWTEIAAHLTRDRRLIVPVGACDQSGPHLPVGAGSCVAEALARDLSQEFGVLRAPSFAFGVNLPGEAVYAGTAGLKPKTLHRALNELLAGWAAQGFTEFITITANVHGPHAEAIATIRAVRARVRVVEALSVDLSEMLDGTGGTEHAGEVLTSLLLHLRPEVVRMDRARDFGLDPVRARKFVGGQLPRIPPGGEGTVGQPSLATAEKGKRIYEHILQKIRLKVFIAPPVEELEE from the coding sequence ATGCTCACGCCTTCCCGATCCTATGCCCTTTCCGACCTGCCATGGACGGAGATCGCCGCGCACCTCACGCGCGACCGCCGGCTGATTGTGCCCGTGGGCGCCTGCGACCAGTCCGGCCCGCACCTGCCCGTGGGCGCGGGCTCGTGCGTGGCCGAGGCGCTGGCGCGCGACCTGTCGCAGGAGTTCGGCGTGCTGCGCGCGCCCTCGTTCGCCTTCGGCGTAAACCTGCCGGGCGAGGCCGTGTACGCCGGCACGGCGGGGCTCAAGCCCAAGACGCTGCACCGCGCGCTCAACGAACTGCTGGCCGGGTGGGCCGCGCAGGGCTTTACGGAGTTCATCACCATCACCGCCAACGTGCACGGCCCGCACGCCGAGGCCATCGCCACCATCCGCGCGGTCCGCGCCCGGGTGCGCGTGGTGGAGGCGCTGTCGGTGGACCTGAGCGAGATGCTGGACGGCACGGGGGGTACGGAGCACGCGGGCGAGGTGCTGACGTCGCTGCTGCTGCACCTGCGCCCCGAGGTGGTGCGGATGGATCGCGCGCGGGACTTTGGACTGGACCCCGTGCGGGCCAGAAAGTTCGTGGGCGGACAGCTTCCGCGCATCCCCCCCGGCGGCGAGGGGACGGTGGGGCAGCCCTCCCTGGCCACCGCGGAAAAGGGAAAGCGCATCTACGAGCACATCCTGCAGAAGATCCGCCTCAAGGTGTTCATCGCCCCGCCGGTGGAGGAACTGGAGGAGTAG
- a CDS encoding peptidylprolyl isomerase, producing the protein MMQFIRSNVGKVLVWIIIPAFLAWMIFQIGMDVLGQGNGSPTALGRVNRTDITVQAYNDRVNQLTANAQAQGADMTPEMTRRLREEAWQGLVNEALLNQELDRRGITVSDAEVIWASRNIPHPELAQQEIFQTNGTFDLRKYQEFLSGPNMTPQMYAMLEQYFRQGLPREKLASQLSAGRYVSDAELWRAFQDRSETATVDYVSLPLEKLAPAVPTVTDAEVRAFFDANQDEFKRSSGARLQVAYVPLTITEADRQATVRRAQELRAELVAGADFAELARSQSDDKASAVQGGDLGSFGRGQMVPQFDSAVFSLPVNEISQPVISQFGVHLIQVQERTGDQAKARHILLNFAKSDEAVGQVETQLKNIAAKAANGGLRAAAQGAPGVIFRDNVDVTAESPFAAGIGSASEALDWAATAEQDRAAGEGTGVSDVLESDQAMYVVQLMEYRTAGEMTLAEATPQIRERLVRRKRSAAALQAASRLVAQINAGQTLEQVAAANGAAVQRTGPFTRVDANPVFGQANAAIGAAFGTPLNRVGPAAETPAGVFLIRPVARTAADRAQFEAQKDVQRRQAAASMRQEMFQQWLTDARKQARIRDDRATLVRQS; encoded by the coding sequence ATGATGCAGTTCATCCGCTCCAATGTGGGCAAGGTCCTGGTGTGGATCATCATTCCGGCGTTTCTGGCCTGGATGATCTTTCAGATCGGCATGGACGTGCTCGGCCAAGGCAACGGCAGCCCCACGGCGCTCGGCCGGGTAAACCGGACGGACATCACCGTTCAGGCCTACAACGACCGCGTCAACCAGCTGACGGCCAACGCCCAGGCGCAGGGCGCCGACATGACGCCCGAAATGACGCGGCGCCTGCGAGAGGAAGCCTGGCAGGGTCTGGTGAACGAGGCGCTGCTCAACCAGGAGCTGGACCGCCGCGGCATCACCGTCAGCGACGCCGAAGTGATCTGGGCCTCGCGCAACATCCCTCACCCGGAGCTTGCGCAGCAGGAAATCTTTCAGACCAACGGCACGTTCGACCTGCGCAAGTACCAGGAGTTCCTGTCCGGCCCCAACATGACGCCGCAGATGTACGCCATGCTGGAGCAGTACTTTCGCCAGGGGCTCCCGCGGGAAAAGCTGGCCAGCCAGCTTTCCGCCGGCCGCTACGTGAGCGACGCCGAGCTGTGGCGCGCCTTCCAGGACCGTTCGGAAACCGCCACGGTTGATTACGTCTCGCTTCCGCTGGAGAAGCTGGCGCCGGCGGTGCCCACGGTGACCGACGCCGAGGTGCGCGCGTTCTTCGACGCCAACCAGGACGAGTTCAAGCGGTCCAGCGGCGCGCGCCTGCAGGTGGCGTACGTGCCGCTCACCATTACCGAAGCCGACCGCCAGGCCACCGTCCGCCGCGCGCAGGAGCTTCGCGCCGAGCTGGTTGCCGGCGCCGACTTTGCCGAGCTGGCGCGCAGCCAGAGCGATGACAAGGCCAGCGCGGTGCAGGGCGGCGACCTGGGCTCGTTCGGCCGCGGGCAGATGGTGCCGCAGTTCGATTCGGCGGTGTTCTCGCTCCCGGTGAACGAGATTTCGCAGCCGGTGATCAGCCAGTTCGGCGTGCACCTGATCCAGGTGCAGGAGCGCACGGGCGACCAGGCCAAGGCGCGCCACATTCTGCTCAACTTCGCCAAGAGCGACGAGGCGGTGGGCCAGGTGGAGACGCAGCTCAAGAACATCGCGGCCAAGGCGGCCAACGGCGGGCTGCGCGCCGCGGCGCAGGGCGCGCCGGGGGTGATCTTCCGCGACAACGTGGACGTGACGGCCGAGTCGCCGTTCGCGGCCGGCATCGGCTCGGCGAGCGAGGCGCTGGACTGGGCCGCCACGGCGGAGCAGGACCGCGCCGCGGGCGAGGGCACGGGCGTGAGCGACGTGCTGGAGTCCGATCAGGCGATGTACGTGGTGCAGTTGATGGAGTACCGCACGGCGGGCGAAATGACGCTGGCCGAGGCCACCCCGCAGATCCGCGAGCGCCTGGTGCGCCGCAAGCGTTCGGCGGCGGCGCTGCAGGCGGCGAGCCGGCTGGTGGCGCAGATCAACGCCGGGCAGACGCTGGAGCAGGTGGCGGCGGCCAACGGCGCCGCGGTGCAGCGCACCGGTCCGTTCACCCGCGTGGACGCCAACCCGGTGTTCGGGCAGGCCAACGCGGCGATCGGCGCGGCGTTCGGCACCCCGCTCAACCGCGTGGGCCCGGCGGCGGAAACGCCGGCCGGCGTCTTCCTGATCCGCCCGGTGGCGCGCACGGCGGCCGACCGCGCGCAGTTCGAGGCGCAGAAGGACGTTCAGCGCCGGCAGGCGGCCGCGTCCATGCGGCAGGAGATGTTCCAGCAGTGGCTGACGGATGCCCGCAAGCAGGCCCGCATCCGTGACGACCGCGCCACGCTGGTTCGCCAGAGCTGA
- a CDS encoding ATP-grasp domain-containing protein — protein sequence MPATALHPASATLAAPPRTGVLIAGGDADPNITALLRRANERGLNVVDVRVGAGSNPGLTWDMQADTLLVEGEEIRPGCGFLRHDVFTGLAEKRASAVFRANAWYTVLHGWMLAHDEFRVMNRDYAGQVNKPFMLRTAAQCGLRIPRTLITNEVAALDEVPGADDMIAKPVPGGGYTQMVRDLRASTGLREGRSAAPAFVQERLIAPEVRIYGVGGRFIPFAVISEELDYRAADDTRVELLPVESIDPSLLVALGRLMERLRMEFGAADFKTHAETGELVFMEINSSPMFVAFDRESDSAVSDAILDWLTAD from the coding sequence ATGCCAGCCACGGCTCTGCACCCCGCTTCCGCCACCCTTGCCGCGCCGCCCCGCACCGGCGTGCTCATTGCCGGCGGCGACGCCGACCCCAACATCACCGCCCTGCTGCGGCGCGCGAACGAGCGTGGCCTGAACGTGGTGGACGTGCGCGTGGGCGCCGGCTCCAACCCGGGCCTCACCTGGGACATGCAGGCCGACACGCTGCTGGTGGAGGGCGAGGAAATCCGTCCGGGCTGCGGCTTTCTGCGCCACGACGTGTTCACCGGGCTGGCGGAAAAGCGCGCCTCGGCAGTGTTTCGCGCCAACGCGTGGTACACGGTGCTGCACGGGTGGATGCTGGCGCACGACGAGTTCCGCGTGATGAACCGCGACTACGCCGGCCAGGTGAACAAGCCGTTCATGCTGCGGACGGCGGCGCAGTGCGGGCTGCGCATTCCGCGCACGCTGATCACCAACGAAGTCGCGGCGCTGGACGAGGTTCCGGGCGCGGATGACATGATCGCCAAGCCGGTTCCGGGCGGCGGGTACACGCAGATGGTGCGCGACCTGCGCGCCAGCACGGGGCTGCGCGAGGGCCGCTCTGCCGCGCCCGCGTTCGTGCAGGAGCGGCTGATTGCGCCGGAGGTGCGCATCTACGGTGTGGGCGGCCGCTTCATTCCGTTTGCCGTCATCAGCGAGGAACTGGATTACCGCGCGGCGGATGACACCCGCGTGGAGCTGCTGCCGGTGGAAAGCATCGATCCGTCGCTTCTGGTGGCGCTGGGCAGGCTTATGGAGCGGCTGCGGATGGAGTTTGGCGCGGCGGACTTCAAGACGCACGCGGAAACGGGCGAACTGGTGTTCATGGAAATCAACAGCAGCCCCATGTTCGTGGCGTTCGACCGCGAAAGCGATTCCGCCGTCAGCGACGCCATCCTGGACTGGCTCACCGCGGACTGA